One window of Pseudomonas sp. FP198 genomic DNA carries:
- a CDS encoding peptide ABC transporter ATP-binding protein, with amino-acid sequence MAVVLTARDLTRHYEVSRGMFKGHATVRALNGVSFELEAGKTLAVVGESGCGKSTLARALTLIEEPSAGSLKIAGQEVAGANKAERKQLRKDVQMVFQSPYASLNPRQKIGDQLAEPLLINTNLSATERRDKVQAMMKQVGLRPEHYQRYPHMFSGGQRQRIALARAMMLQPKVLVADEPTSALDVSIQAQVLNLFMDLQQEFNTAYVFISHNLAVVQHVADDVMVMYLGRPVEMGPNESIYSRPLHPYTQALLSATPTIHPDPNKPKIKIVGELPNPLNPPSGCAFHKRCPYATERCKTEEPALRPLDNRLVACHYAERFLDGAA; translated from the coding sequence ATGGCCGTCGTACTTACCGCCCGTGACCTGACCCGTCATTACGAAGTGTCCCGTGGCATGTTCAAGGGCCATGCGACCGTGCGCGCCCTCAACGGTGTGTCGTTTGAACTGGAAGCCGGCAAGACCCTGGCCGTGGTGGGTGAATCCGGTTGCGGCAAATCCACCCTCGCCCGGGCCCTGACGCTGATCGAAGAGCCGTCCGCCGGTTCCTTGAAAATCGCCGGCCAGGAAGTGGCCGGCGCCAACAAGGCCGAGCGCAAGCAACTGCGCAAAGACGTGCAGATGGTCTTCCAGAGTCCTTATGCGTCCCTCAACCCGCGGCAGAAAATCGGTGATCAACTGGCCGAGCCGTTGCTGATCAACACCAACCTTTCGGCCACCGAGCGTCGCGACAAAGTCCAGGCGATGATGAAGCAGGTGGGCCTGCGCCCCGAGCATTACCAGCGCTATCCGCATATGTTCTCCGGCGGCCAGCGCCAGCGCATCGCCCTGGCCCGCGCCATGATGCTGCAACCCAAGGTGCTGGTGGCGGACGAACCAACCTCGGCGCTGGACGTGTCGATCCAGGCGCAGGTGCTGAACCTGTTCATGGACCTGCAACAGGAATTCAACACCGCCTACGTGTTCATCTCCCACAACCTGGCGGTGGTGCAGCATGTCGCCGACGACGTGATGGTGATGTACCTCGGCCGCCCGGTGGAAATGGGCCCCAACGAATCCATCTACAGCCGCCCTCTGCACCCCTACACCCAGGCGCTGCTGTCGGCCACGCCGACCATCCATCCGGACCCGAACAAGCCGAAGATCAAGATCGTCGGCGAACTGCCCAACCCGCTCAACCCACCGTCCGGCTGCGCCTTCCACAAGCGCTGCCCGTACGCGACCGAGCGTTGCAAAACCGAAGAGCCGGCGCTGCGGCCGCTCGATAACCGTTTGGTGGCGTGTCACTACGCGGAGCGGTTCCTCGACGGCGCGGCGTAA
- a CDS encoding ABC transporter ATP-binding protein has product MSLLEIKNLNVRFGDATAVPVVDGLDLSVDKGEVLAIVGESGSGKSVTMMALMGLIEHPGIVTADALNFDGKNMLKLSNRQRRQIVGKDLAMVFQDPMTALNPSYTVGFQIEEVLRLHLKMSGKAARKRAIELLEKVEIPGAASRMDAYPHQLSGGMSQRVAIAMAIAGEPKLLIADEPTTALDVTIQAQIMDLLLALQKEQDMGLVLITHDLAVVAETAQRVCVMYAGQAVEVGKVPQLFDIPAHPYSEALLAAIPEHSMGAERLATLPGIVPGRYDRPQGCLLSPRCPYVRDNCRQERPALDPKSNSLARCFYPLNQEVA; this is encoded by the coding sequence ATGTCATTGCTAGAAATCAAGAATCTCAACGTCCGCTTCGGCGACGCCACCGCCGTGCCGGTGGTCGACGGCCTGGACCTGAGCGTGGATAAAGGCGAGGTCCTGGCGATCGTCGGCGAATCCGGCTCGGGTAAATCCGTGACCATGATGGCGCTGATGGGCCTGATCGAGCACCCCGGTATCGTCACCGCCGACGCGCTGAACTTCGACGGCAAGAACATGCTCAAGCTGAGCAACCGCCAGCGCCGGCAGATCGTCGGCAAGGACCTGGCGATGGTTTTCCAGGATCCGATGACCGCGCTCAACCCCAGCTACACCGTGGGTTTCCAGATCGAAGAAGTGCTGCGCCTGCACCTGAAGATGTCCGGCAAGGCCGCCCGCAAGCGCGCCATCGAACTACTGGAAAAAGTCGAGATCCCGGGCGCCGCCAGCCGCATGGACGCTTACCCGCATCAACTGTCCGGCGGCATGAGCCAGCGCGTGGCGATTGCCATGGCGATTGCCGGCGAGCCGAAACTGCTGATCGCCGACGAACCGACCACTGCTCTGGACGTGACCATCCAGGCGCAGATCATGGATCTGCTGCTGGCCCTGCAGAAAGAGCAGGACATGGGCCTGGTGCTGATCACCCACGACCTCGCCGTCGTGGCTGAAACCGCCCAGCGCGTGTGCGTGATGTACGCCGGCCAGGCCGTGGAAGTGGGCAAGGTGCCGCAGCTGTTCGACATCCCGGCCCACCCGTACAGCGAAGCACTGCTGGCGGCGATTCCGGAGCACAGCATGGGCGCCGAGCGCCTGGCGACCTTGCCGGGCATCGTCCCCGGTCGCTACGACCGCCCACAAGGCTGCCTGCTGTCGCCGCGCTGCCCGTACGTGCGCGACAACTGCCGCCAGGAGCGCCCTGCGCTCGATCCGAAATCCAACAGCCTCGCCCGCTGCTTCTATCCGTTGAACCAGGAGGTGGCGTGA
- a CDS encoding peptide chain release factor 3 yields the protein MTKQAAEVAKRRTFAIISHPDAGKTTITEKLLLMGKAIAVAGTVKSRKSDRHATSDWMEMEKQRGISITTSVMQFPYRDHMINLLDTPGHEDFSEDTYRTLTAVDSALMVLDGGKGVEPRTIALMDVCRLRDTPIVSFINKLDRDIRDPIELLDEIEAVLKIKAAPITWPIGCYRDFKGVYHLADDYIIVYTAGHGHERTETKIIEKLDSDEARAHLGDEYERFVEQLELVQGACHEFNQQEFLDGQLTPVFFGTALGNFGVDHVLDAVVDWAPRPLPRVANERTVEPVEEKFAGFVFKIQANMDPKHRDRIAFMRICSGKYEKGMKMRHVRTGKDVRIGDALTFFSSEREQLEEAFAGDIIGLHNHGTIQIGDTFTEGEALGFTGIPHFAPELFRRVRLKDPLKSKQLRQGLQQLAEEGATQVFFPERSNDIILGAVGVLQFDVVASRLKEEYKVECSYEPITVYSARWIECDDKKKLEEFSNKAVENLALDGGGHLTYLAPTRVNLALMEERWPDVKFRATREHH from the coding sequence CGAAAAGCTCTTGCTGATGGGCAAGGCGATTGCGGTGGCCGGCACGGTGAAATCCCGCAAGTCCGACCGTCATGCCACCTCCGACTGGATGGAGATGGAAAAGCAGCGGGGTATTTCCATTACCACCTCGGTCATGCAGTTCCCGTATCGCGACCACATGATCAACCTGCTCGACACCCCGGGCCACGAAGACTTCTCCGAAGACACCTACCGCACGCTGACCGCGGTGGACTCGGCCTTGATGGTCCTCGACGGCGGTAAAGGCGTCGAGCCACGGACCATCGCGCTGATGGACGTCTGCCGTCTGCGGGACACGCCGATCGTCAGCTTCATCAACAAGCTCGACCGCGACATTCGCGACCCGATCGAACTGCTCGACGAAATCGAAGCGGTCCTGAAGATCAAGGCCGCGCCGATCACCTGGCCGATCGGTTGCTACCGCGACTTCAAGGGCGTCTACCACCTGGCCGACGACTACATCATCGTCTACACCGCCGGCCACGGTCATGAACGTACCGAAACCAAGATCATCGAGAAGCTCGACTCCGACGAGGCCCGCGCGCACCTGGGCGACGAGTACGAGCGCTTTGTCGAGCAACTGGAACTGGTGCAGGGCGCCTGCCATGAATTCAACCAGCAGGAATTTCTCGACGGCCAACTGACCCCGGTGTTCTTCGGGACCGCCCTGGGCAACTTCGGCGTCGACCATGTGCTCGACGCCGTCGTCGATTGGGCCCCGCGCCCGCTGCCACGCGTTGCCAACGAGCGCACCGTGGAGCCGGTGGAAGAGAAATTCGCAGGCTTCGTGTTCAAGATCCAGGCGAACATGGACCCCAAGCACCGCGACCGCATCGCCTTCATGCGCATCTGCTCCGGCAAATACGAAAAAGGCATGAAGATGCGCCACGTGCGCACCGGCAAGGACGTGCGCATCGGCGACGCCCTGACCTTCTTCTCCTCGGAACGCGAGCAACTGGAAGAGGCCTTCGCCGGTGACATCATCGGGTTGCACAACCACGGCACCATCCAGATCGGCGACACCTTCACCGAAGGCGAAGCCCTGGGTTTTACGGGCATCCCGCATTTCGCCCCGGAACTTTTCCGCCGCGTACGGCTGAAGGATCCGCTCAAGTCCAAGCAACTGCGCCAGGGCCTCCAGCAGTTGGCCGAAGAGGGCGCCACCCAGGTGTTCTTCCCGGAGCGCAGCAACGACATCATCCTCGGCGCCGTCGGTGTGCTGCAGTTCGACGTCGTCGCCAGTCGCCTGAAAGAGGAATACAAGGTCGAGTGCTCCTACGAGCCGATCACCGTGTATTCCGCCCGCTGGATTGAATGCGACGACAAGAAAAAACTCGAGGAATTTTCCAACAAGGCCGTGGAAAACCTCGCGCTGGACGGCGGCGGGCATTTGACCTACCTGGCGCCAACACGGGTCAACCTGGCGCTGATGGAAGAGCGCTGGCCAGATGTGAAATTCCGCGCGACGCGTGAGCATCACTAA